From Pelmatolapia mariae isolate MD_Pm_ZW linkage group LG22, Pm_UMD_F_2, whole genome shotgun sequence, a single genomic window includes:
- the LOC135933178 gene encoding glutathione S-transferase A-like: MAKDMTLWWGSGSPPCWRVMIALEEKKLQGYNQKLLSFEKGEHKSKEVMDVNPRGQVPAFKCGDKIINESYGACFFLECEYMSQGTKLIPVNSSEKALALQRTFEGNTLHQKMVDVFLYNRRVPENERHESAFKRLKETLTGEVQMWEGYLQKTPGGFLAGKSFSMADVIVYPSVALLFRMGLSEKRYPKLSEYHKNLKDRPSIKATWPPLWKDTPGQDIFKDI; encoded by the exons ATGGCCAAGGACATGACTCTCTGGTGGGGCTCTGGCTCTCCCCCCTGCTGGCGGGTAATGATCGCTCTGGAGGAGAAGAAACTGCAGGGATACAACCAAAAACTGCTCTCCTTCGAGAAAGGAGAGCACAAGTCAAAGGAAGTCATGGATGTAAACCCCAGGGGACAG GTTCCTGCCTTCAAATGTGGGGACAAAATCATCAACGAGTCCTATGGTGCATGCTTCTTCCTGGAG TGTGAGTACATGTCCCAGGGAACCAAACTGATCCCTGTGAACTCCAGCGAGAAAGCCCTGGCGCTCCAGCGTACCTTTGAGGGTAACACACTTCACCAGAAAATGG TGGATGTTTTTTTGTACAACCGGAGGGTCCCAGAGAATGAGAGGCACGAATCTGCCTTTAAGAGACTCAAGGAGACGCTGACTGGCGAGGTGCAGATGTGGGAGGGATACCTGCAGAAG ACACCAGGCGGTTTCCTGGCGGGAAAGAGCTTTTCAATGGCTGATGTGATTGTTTATCCAAGCGTTGCTCTTCTCTTCCGCATGGG GCTAAGTGAGAAACGTTACCCCAAACTGTCAGAATACCATAAAAATCTGAAGGACAGACCCAGCATCAAAGCCACCTGGCCTCCGCTTTGGAAGGACACCCCTGGACAGgacatttttaaagacatctgA
- the LOC135932337 gene encoding glutathione S-transferase A-like codes for MAKEITLLWGSGSPPCWRIMIALEEKNLQGYNQKLLSFEKGEHKSKEVMDINPRGQLPAFKCGDKIINESCGACFFLECKYKSQGTKLIPDCDAEQALMFQRVFEVNTFGDKMGNVIYYNWKVPEGERHDSAIKRNKEALTAEVKLWEGYLQKTSGGFLAGKNFSLADVIVFPAIAYLYRFGLSEERYPKLAEYYKNLMNRPSIKATWPPTWKETPGQDILKDI; via the exons ATGGCCAAGGAAATCACTCTGCTCTGGGGCTCCGGATCTCCTCCCTGCTGGAGGATAATGATCGCTCTGGAGGAGAAGAACCTGCAAGGATACAACCAAAAACTGCTCTCCTTTGAGAAGGGAGAGCACAAGTCAAAGGAAGTCATGGACATTAACCCCAGGGGTCAG CTTCCTGCCTTCAAATGTGGGGACAAAATCATCAATGAGTCATGCGGTGCATGCTTCTTCTTAGAG TGCAAGTACAAGTCGCAGGGAACCAAGCTGATCCCTGACTGCGATGCGGAACAAGCATTGATGTTCCAGCGTGTGTTTGAGGTTAACACATTCGGAGACAAAATGG GAAATGTTATCTACTACAACTGGAAGGTcccagagggagagagacacgACTCTGCCAttaagagaaacaaagaagctcTGACTGCTGAGGTCAAGCTTTGGGAGGGATACCTGCAGAAG acATCAGGCGGTTTCCTGGCAGGAAAGAACTTTTCCCTGGCCGACGTGATTGTTTTTCCAGCCATCGCTTATCTCTACCGCTTTGG GCTTTCTGAAGAGCGGTACCCAAAACTGGCAGAATACTATAAAAATCTGATGAACAGACCCAGCATCAAAGCCACCTGGCCTCCTACTTGGAAGGAGACACCTGGACAGGACATACTTAAAGACATCTGA
- the LOC135933181 gene encoding glutathione S-transferase A-like, whose amino-acid sequence MAKEITLLWASGSPACWRVMIALEEKNVQGYNQKQLYFEKGEHKSKEVMEINPRGQLPAFKCGDVPLNESCAACFHLECKYKSQGTKLIPDCEVGRAQILQRVFEVNALTEKSSSVLYYNWRVPEGERHDSAVKRNKEALTAELKLWEGYLQASSGFIVGKDFSLADVIVYPTVAYLFHYGLSEQRYPKLAEYYKGLMNRPSIKASWPSTWKNAPKQETLKDI is encoded by the exons ATGGCCAAGGAAATCACTCTGCTGTGGGCTTCTGGATCGCCTGCCTGCTGGAGGGTAATGATCGCTCTGGAGGAGAAGAACGTGCAGGGATACAACCAAAAACAACTCTACTTTGAGAAGGGGGAGCACAAGTCAAAGGAAGTCATGGAGATCAACCCCAGGGGTCAG CTTCCTGCTTTCAAATGTGGGGATGTGCCCCTCAACGAGTCCTGTGCTGCATGCTTCCATCTGGAG TGCAAGTACAAGTCGCAGGGAACCAAGCTGATCCCTGACTGCGAGGTTGGGAGAGCGCAGATATTGCAGCGTGTGTTTGAGGTTAACGCGCTCACTGAGAAATCAT CAAGTGTTCTCTACTACAACTGGAGGGTcccagagggagagagacacgACTCTGCCGttaagagaaacaaagaggctCTGACCGCTGAGTTGAAGCTGTGGGAGGGATACCTGCAG gCCTCGAGCGGTTTCATCGTAGGAAAGGACTTTTCCTTGGCTGATGTGATTGTTTACCCAACCGTTGCCTATCTCTTCCACTACGG GCTTTCTGAACAGCGTTACCCCAAACTGGCAGAATACTATAAAGGTCTGATGAACAGACCCAGCATCAAAGCCAGCTGGCCTTCTACTTGGAAGAACGCACCGaaacaggaaacattgaaaGACATCTGA
- the LOC135932351 gene encoding glutathione S-transferase A-like, which produces MAKDMTLLWGSGSPPCWRIMIALEEKNLQGYNQKLLSFEKGEHKSKEVMEINPRGQLPAFKCGDVTLNESCAACFHLECKYKSQGTKLIPDCEDEKALILQRVFEVNTLTEKSSSVLYYNWIVPEGERHDSAVKRNKEALTAELKLWEGYLQKASSSFIVGKNFSLADVIVYPTVAYLFHYGLSEQRYPKLAEYYKGLMNRPSIKASWPPTWKNAPKQETLKDI; this is translated from the exons ATGGCCAAGGACATGACTCTGCTCTGGGGCTCCGGATCTCCTCCCTGCTGGAGGATAATGATCGCTCTGGAGGAGAAGAACCTGCAAGGATACAACCAAAAACTGCTCTCCTTTGAGAAGGGAGAGCACAAGTCAAAGGAAGTCATGGAGATCAACCCCAGGGGTCAG CTTCCTGCTTTCAAATGTGGGGATGTGACCCTCAACGAGTCCTGTGCTGCATGCTTCCATCTGGAG TGCAAGTACAAGTCACAGGGAACCAAGCTGATCCCTGACTGCGAGGATGAGAAAGCGCTGATATTGCAGCGTGTGTTTGAGGTTAACACGCTCACCGAGAAATCAT CAAGTGTTCTCTACTACAACTGGATAGTcccagagggagagagacacgACTCTGCCGttaagagaaacaaagaggctCTGACCGCTGAGTTGAAGCTGTGGGAGGGATACCTGCAGAAG GCCTCGAGCAGTTTCATTGTAGGAAAGAACTTTTCGTTGGCCGATGTGATTGTTTACCCAACCGTTGCCTATCTCTTCCACTACGG GCTTTCTGAACAGCGTTACCCCAAACTGGCAGAATACTATAAAGGTCTGATGAACAGACCCAGCATCAAAGCCAGCTGGCCTCCTACTTGGAAGAACGCACcgaaacaggaaacactgaaagaCATCTGA